In the Acropora muricata isolate sample 2 chromosome 1, ASM3666990v1, whole genome shotgun sequence genome, one interval contains:
- the LOC136924573 gene encoding uncharacterized protein, translating into MKEIKYQKVFNDPDENQKMVRKLPRNVADRWCREIDRWLNNEKQEESGYPPFSTFCEFLKREARIACNPVTMSRIKEQERKEDPQRRRRPISYGRNKPVAAGSFATRSNELKEGSNERRDDRRPEPERCLLCKNNHNLDECDRFALMSQSEKREYVKSRGLCLGCLKFGHMKKDCRGRKTCKKCNGFHPSSLHIDHPVPSDQVAMQAVDQQAKPTEVTSNRVEVQDKKSSNVCSSHSLIVPVWLHHRDNPEKRILVYALLDDQSGACFVKNEILQMLALSGPDVQLRLSTILGEDVVTCQKISGLVVRGFKEPADVALPPAYSREEIPAKRSQIPRPESVLGWPHLKRVANQLMPYRHDIHVGLLLGVNCARAIKPREIITDTDDDPYAKKTTLGWGVIGIVDRKEYDEDSIECSCNRIVSKEIKDGSSMIVGHFVAKTQVKEIVCPSQIGKMFEFDFNESVKEERALSFQDRKFLAIFNSSIHHREDRHYEIPLPLKEDTLELPNNKELTLSRLKRLRQRLKSDSKYRGHYQTFMEELIEKGHAEKVPAEELSLKNGRIWYIPHHGVYHPQKQDKIRVVFDASAEFKGKSLNRYLLQGPDLTNNLTGVLCRFRKEPIAFMCDVEGMFHQVYVTPEYRNFLRFLWWENGDMEKEPMEFRMKVHLYGAVSSPGCANFALKRTANDFEFKFGTEAAEFVRHDFYVDDGLKSVSSASQALIQNTRNLCAEGGFNLHKFVSNDKAVVEATPKEQRAKEIREFDMTKDLLPMERALGVQWCVESDHLQFRVELKDRPLTRRGILASVSSIYDPLGLVAPFLLTGKRIVQELCKGKAEWDEPVPDTIRSQWEKWRSEIHRLAELKIRRCHKPKDFGELKSIELHNFSDASVVGYGQCSYLRMVNVHDEVHCSLVMAKSRVTPLKPITVPRLELAGAVVSTNISTFLRKELKYDLSEVFWTDSKVVLGYVSNEARRFHTFVANRVQLIRDRTSPDQWNHVETKSNPADDASRGLTAQELISNTRWWNGPDFLMEATRKQACVRSSSFPR; encoded by the coding sequence ATGAAAGAAATCAAATACCAGAAGGTGTTTAATGATCCAGACGAGAATCAGAAAATGGTCCGTAAACTTCCCCGAAATGTTGCCGATCGTTGGTGCCGTGAAATAGACCGTTGGCTTAATAACGAGAAACAAGAGGAATCAGGTTATCCGCCATTCTCAACATTCTGCGAGTTCCTAAAGAGGGAGGCCAGAATCGCGTGCAATCCAGTGACAATGTCAAGAATTaaagaacaagaaagaaaagaagaccCGCAAAGGAGAAGAAGGCCTATCAGCTATGGCAGGAACAAACCGGTAGCCGCTGGCAGTTTTGCAACCAGGTCCAACGAATTAAAAGAGGGTTCCAATGAGAGGAGAGATGATAGAAGGCCTGAGCCCGAACGCTGCTTACTGTGCAAGAACAATCATAACTTGGACGAATGTGACAGATTTGCCCTGATGTCCCAATCCGAAAAGAGGGAGTATGTGAAGTCAAGAGGCCTCTGTTTAGGCTGCCTTAAGTTTGGACACATGAAGAAAGATTGTCGAGGTCGAAAGACTTGCAAGAAATGCAATGGATTTCATCCCAGCTCCCTTCACATCGACCACCCAGTACCATCAGATCAAGTTGCTATGCAAGCCGTTGATCAACAAGCAAAACCAACAGAAGTAACTTCAAATCGAGTTGAGGTCCAGGACAAGAAGAGCTCAAACGTCTGCAGCTCTCACTCCTTAATTGTTCCGGTCTGGTTGCACCACAGAGACAACCCTGAGAAACGAATTCTTGTTTACGCCCTTTTGGATGACCAGTCGGGTGCCTGCTTCGTTAAGAACGAGATCCTTCAAATGCTGGCTTTGAGTGGACCAGACGTCCAGCTAAGGTTATCAACAATACTGGGAGAGGATGTAGTAACCTGCCAGAAAATAAGTGGTCTCGTTGTACGTGGTTTCAAGGAACCAGCTGACGTAGCCCTTCCTCCAGCCTACTCAAGAGAAGAAATCCCGGCCAAACGCAGCCAAATTCCAAGGCCAGAATCAGTGCTTGGGTGGCCCCACTTGAAACGAGTGGCAAATCAGTTAATGCCCTATCGACATGACATCCACGTGGGGCTCCTCTTAGGAGTGAACTGTGCTCGAGCAATCAAGCCCAGAGAAATAATTACCGACACAGACGATGATCCGTACGCAAAGAAAACAACTCTTGGTTGGGGAGTTATTGGAATCGTAGACCGAAAAGAGTATGATGAAGATAGCATTGAGTGTTCCTGTAATCGGATAGTGTCAAAGGAGATCAAAGACGGTTCAAGCATGATAGTGGGTCACTTTGTAGCGAAAActcaagttaaagaaattgtCTGTCCTTCGCAAATTGGCAAGATGTTCGAGTTTGACTTTAACGAATCAGTGAAGGAAGAAAGGGCCCTCTCCTTTCAGGACAGGAagtttctggccattttcaactcAAGCATCCATCACAGAGAAGACAGACATTACGAAATCCCGCTGCCACTGAAAGAGGACACACTAGAGCTGCCAAACAACAAAGAACTCACCTTAAGCCGACTAAAAAGGCTTAGACAGAGGCTAAAGAGTGACAGCAAGTACCGAGGTCACTATCAGACATTCATGGAAGAGCTTATCGAGAAAGGGCATGCCGAAAAGGTACCTGCAGAAGAACTCTCTCTCAAAAACGGTCGTATTTGGTACATACCGCACCACGGGGTCTATCACCCACAGAAACAAGACAAGATCCGAGTGGTTTTTGACGCAAGCGCAGAGTTTAAAGGCAAGTCCCTAAACAGATATTTGCTTCAAGGACCTGACCTTACCAACAACCTCACCGGGGTCCTCTGCCGTTTTCGAAAGGAGCCAATTGCCTTTATGTGCGACGTAGAAGGGATGTTTCATCAAGTGTACGTCACTCCTGAATATCGAAATTTCCTCAGATTCCTTTGGTGGGAAAATGGCGATATGGAGAAAGAACCGATGGAATTTCGAATGAAAGTACACTTGTATGGAGCCGTGTCGTCACCTGGCTGTGCTAATTTCGCTCTGAAAAGGACGGCAAACGATTTTGAGTTCAAGTTTGGTACCGAAGCAGCCGAATTCGTCAGACATGATTTCTACGTAGATGATGGCCTCAAGTCGGTTTCTTCAGCTTCCCAAGCCCTAATACAGAATACAAGAAACCTGTGTGCTGAAGGAGGATTTAATCTCCACAAGTTTGTTTCCAACGACAAGGCAGTAGTAGAAGCCACACCCAAGGAACAACGTGCAAAAGAAATCAGGGAATTTGACATGACGAAAGATCTTCTCCCTATGGAAAGAGCCTTAGGGGTCCAATGGTGCGTGGAATCAGATCATCTCCAGTTTCGCGTAGAATTGAAGGATAGACCTTTAACCAGAAGAGGTATCTTGGCATCGGTCAGTTCAATTTACGATCCTCTTGGTTTAGTGGCACCCTTCTTGTTAACAGGAAAACGCATCGTGCAAGAATTGTGTAAGGGCAAGGCGGAATGGGATGAACCAGTACCTGATACCATCCGGTCTCAATGGGAAAAATGGAGAAGCGAAATTCATAGATTGGCAGAGTTAAAGATACGCCGATGCCACAAACCTAAAGACTTTGGCGAGCTAAAGTCCATTGAGCTCCACAATTTCTCTGATGCAAGTGTTGTTGGATATGGCCAGTGTTCCTACCTAAGAATGGTCAACGTACATGATGAAGTTCACTGCTCCTTAGTTATGGCCAAGTCGAGGGTCACACCCTTGAAGCCTATCACTGTCCCAAGGCTAGAGCTTGCTGGTGCAGTGGTATCAACGAATATCAGCACCTTTCTCCGCAAGGAATTGAAGTATGACCTCTCTGAAGTCTTTTGGACCGACAGCAAAGTGGTCCTTGGGTATGTGTCAAACGAAGCTAGACGTTTCCACACATTTGTTGCCAATCGCGTTCAACTGATTCGTGACCGTACTTCCCCAGATCAGTGGAACCACGTCGAGACGAAAAGCAACCCAGCTGACGATGCTTCCAGAGGGCTCACGGCACAAGAATTGATCAGCAATACAAGATGGTGGAATGGGCCAGACTTCTTAATGGAAGCCACTCGTAAGCAAGCCTGTGTTAGATCTTCCAGTTTCCCCCGATGA
- the LOC136924565 gene encoding uncharacterized protein produces MQKLKRCKQTDKKSPKEAVARNSPHQDHRITEPENTMQGGILVSVIDLQKAERLMIKAVQSEEFSNEIERLQTLQRKDKAKGRTAKQVTKGSSPIHRLDPVLDDNGILRVGGRIQQADVPYDVKHPILLPKRSHVTDLVIRYYHQQSAHQGRARTHAEIRASGFWIISGSSMVGHHVIKCVTCRKLRGAPQQQKMSDLPADRTEQAPPFTYSAVDYFGPWYIKEGRKEMKRYGVLFTCMYSRAVHLETAASLSTDSFLNAYRRFVGRRGPVRQLRSDQGTNFVGAKNELEATLLEMNHTTIQRELLKQNCDWIDWKMNVPQASHMGGAWERQIRTVRSVLSALLQKHGRQLDDESLRTLMVETEAIVNSRPLSTDDLADPSSVGALTPNHLLTMKSSVVLAPPGNFQAADVYSRKRWRRVQPLADEFGHRWKGSFLQSLQSRQKWTAPKRNLEVGDVVILKDVDIPRNCWKLARVTEVHPDQDGYVRKVTVVVADRSLDANGRRKQSMTSQLSRPIHKVVLLMSSSEKKDREIAAKEP; encoded by the coding sequence ATGCAAAAGTTGAAACGCTGCAAACAGACTGATAAGAAGAGTCCCAAAGAGGCTGTTGCCAGAAACTCACCGCATCAAGACCACAGAATTACAGAGCCAGAGAACACGATGCAAGGAGGGATATTGGTGAGCGTTATAGATCTACAGAAGGCCGAAAGATTGATGATCAAGGCAGTTCAGAGCGAAGAATTCTCGAATGAAATCGAACGGCTACAGACGCTCCAACgcaaagacaaagcaaaaggCAGGACAGCTAAACAAGTAACAAAAGGATCTAGCCCCATCCATCGCCTGGACCCAGTGCTCGACGACAATGGCATTCTGCGGGTTGGTGGTCGAATTCAGCAAGCTGACGTGCCTTACGATGTAAAGCATCCAATACTACTTCCGAAGAGGTCTCATGTGACAGATCTGGTAATTCGATACTATCATCAGCAGTCTGCCCATCAAGGCCGAGCTAGAACACATGCAGAAATTCGCGCGTCGGGCTTCTGGATAATAAGCGGCAGCTCCATGGTCGGTCACCATGTAATTAAATGCGTCACCTGTAGGAAGTTAAGAGGAGCGCCCCAACAGCAGAAGATGTCTGACCTCCCAGCCGATCGAACTGAGCAGGCACCGCCGTTTACCTATAGTGCCGTGGATTATTTTGGACCGTGGTACATAAAGGAAGGACGAAAGGAGATGAAGCGCTATGGAGTGCTATTTACTTGTATGTATTCACGAGCCGTCCATCTGGAAACTGCTGCCTCGTTATCTACGGACTCATTTCTGAATGCGTATCGTCGCTTTGTTGGTCGCCGTGGACCAGTCCGTCAGCTGAGATCAGATCAGGGCACCAACTTTGTCGGGGCAAAAAACGAACTCGAAGCAACCCTGTTGGAGATGAACCACACCACAATTCAAAGAGAACTACTGAAGCAAAATTGCGACTGGATAGACTGGAAAATGAATGTGCCTCAGGCCAGCCACATGGGAGGGGCTTGGGAAAGGCAAATTCGCACAGTACGAAGCGTTCTCTCAGCACTGTTGCAGAAGCATGGTCGACAGCTGGACGATGAGTCTCTGAGGACGCTGATGGTAGAAACAGAGGCCATTGTAAACAGCCGCCCGCTTAGCACTGATGACCTTGCCGATCCCAGCTCAGTAGGTGCGTTGACACCCAACCACCTTCTCACGATGAAGTCTTCTGTAGTCTTGGCGCCTCCTGGCAACTTCCAAGCAGCCGATGTCTACTCAAGAAAGCGGTGGCGTCGGGTACAGCCCCTTGCTGATGAATTTGGGCACCGATGGAAGGGGAGTTTTCTGCAGTCACTTCAAAGCCGACAAAAATGGACTGCCCCCAAGAGGAATCTTGAAGTAGGAGACGTGGTGATCCTTAAGGATGTGGACATACCGCGAAATTGCTGGAAGCTTGCCCGTGTCACCGAGGTTCATCCAGATCAAGATGGGTATGTGAGGAAGGTGACCGTGGTGGTAGCTGACCGATCGTTAGATGCAAATGGTAGACGTAAGCAGTCCATGACTTCCCAACTGAGTAGACCCATCCACAAGGTGGTTCTGTTGATGTCAAGTAGTGAGAAGAAAGACCGGGAGATTGCTGCCAAGGAGCCATGA